One window of Watersipora subatra chromosome 3, tzWatSuba1.1, whole genome shotgun sequence genomic DNA carries:
- the LOC137391260 gene encoding uncharacterized protein, whose product MYKRTGIDNGLLVVGILMFILSICLYATAGALSQMEYVIPYANSAQFGFASLYLLTSILAIAAGVTGHKCPYISAIVISVLAIIAALGAIIIASLVAFTQIFGTASSTYDIYNYSEYTTVSLESFFGASGSSEKFSTLSLGPVIINGISFIMLIVLSSLSCCGGCCNENRAPAQAGTMYVTTTGGYTPGAAPPGYVGQPPQQYNFQGTGNPHYDQNIAMEAK is encoded by the exons CTATCTGCCTATACGCGACTGCTGGAGCTCTGTCCCAAATGGAATACGTGATTCCATATGCCAATTCTGCACAATTTGGCTTTGCAAGTTTA TACCTGCTGACATCAATCCTAGCCATCGCTGCTGGAGTCACTGGACACAAGTGCCCG tacatatcGGCCATCGTAATATCTGTCTTGGCGATTATCGCTGCACTCGGAGCAATAATCATTGCATCACTCGTCGCTTTCACTCAGATATTCGGAACGGCATCATCTACCTATGACATATACAACTACTCGGAATATACCAC GGTTAGCCTTGAGTCTTTCTTTGGTGCCAGTGGTAGTAGTGAGAAGTTCTCTACCCTCTCCTTGGGCCCTGTCATCATCAATGGCATAAGTTTCATCATGCTGATCGTCCTCTCATCTCTCTCTTGCTGCGGAGGCTGCTGCAACGAAAACAGG GCTCCCGCTCAGGCAGGCACGATGTACGTAACAACAACTGGTGGCTACACACCTGGTGCTGCTCCTCCGGGCTATGTCGGTCAACCCCCTCAGCAGTACAATTTCCAGGGAACAGGAAACCCCCACTATGATCAGAATATTGCCATGGAGGCCAAGTGA